From Haliotis asinina isolate JCU_RB_2024 chromosome 8, JCU_Hal_asi_v2, whole genome shotgun sequence, a single genomic window includes:
- the LOC137293578 gene encoding zinc finger CCCH domain-containing protein 14-like — MMEIGSEISHKIRSAIKAKLVELGAYVDEELPDYIMVMVANKKNSLQMTEDLNLFLGSNTEKFTTWLHNLINKLQSISSETVSDDKEKKEKDRKKSTEKKKVSSNDVPAAVQVKKIEKAPAVQKETVKPKVNKVKEVVQQKEPSPVPELEEPEFTVRADTDEFSEEMKEIEKQAEAKRAPTQPTTTAPPVVITTPKPVVTTPPAPVTIVKEPPVVRPTASAVSRLSDRKTVVRSESRHEGRSVVSSEKPAQVVRRTTVLKSSSVALKRKAPSSVVKPMSSRAEEEEEEYDPHNPSVGSVASVVRVTARKSSVPRSLQANKMLLMKAMTDAEKSVTTTGKRSVTVADNKPERSQQRSQYNSIRGAVLADKNVTRSYNPTRSYKPTRPSLVSRSKKEEIMRKMKYTIEVKSPNDSPEEPGSEEEPVPDNRVVEVDPEEEVEEVVSSPEAVVGASDSDPGAEAETVVEEEDAVGVGNEEETEQVEVEIPVILEDVANDEFRHILDTEGSQVQGRLQEQEEAMAEEEGDGNSRVVKDNSKNTKFIVTLDGVDPDQYESMEVDMEDIGESTRVMDVTSRVAPPRIKPFSISLKDSDDEEDPSMTPLKKAKMAEKCRFWPACVNGNACEYHHPTVTCKTFPSCKFGDKCLYIHPNCKYDARCTKTDCPFTHASRRKPMTTSPPQVIAIPQPKVILAAPMAPVPAASTHPRQITCRFFPNCHNMKCPFKHPKPCRYGLSCAKKAACPFFHPALPSKDKLTWKAGNVEQRRATNPDGIKAS; from the exons ATGATGGAAATTGGATCTGAGATTAGTCACAAGATCCGG tCTGCTATTAAGGCAAAACTGGTTGAACTTGGAGCTTATGTAG atgaagaacTCCCAGACTACATTATGGTCATGGTGGCCAACAAGAAGAACAGTTTACAGATGACAGAGGACCTAAATCTCTTCCTTGGTTCAAACACAGAGAAGTTCACCACATG GCTCCACAACCTGATCAACAAACTGCAGTCTATATCAAGTG AAACAGTATCAGATGACAAAGAAAAGAAGGAGAAGGATAGAAAAAAATCCACAGAAAAGAAGAAAGTGAGCTCGAATGATGTCCCAGCTGCTGTACAAGTTAAGAAGATTGAAAAGGCACCTGCTGTCCAGAAGGAGACAGTCAAGCCTAAAGTCAACAAAGTGAAGGAGGTAGTTCAACAGAAGGAGCCCTCGCCTGTGCCAGAGCTAGAAGAACCCGAGTTTACTGTCAGGGCAGATACAG ATGAATTCAGCGAAGAAATGAAAGAGATAGAGAAGCAGGCCGAAGCAAAGAGAGCCCCCACCCAGCCAACAACCACTGCTCCCCCTGTAGTAATCACCACCCCTAAGCCTGTAGTCACCACCCCACCAGCTCCCGTAACCATAGTGAAGGAGCCACCAGTGGTCCGACCTACCGCTAGTGCTGTGTCCCGACTCAGTGACAGAAAGACTGTTGTGCGGTCAGAGTCTCGACACGAGGGGAGATCTGTTGTGTCTTCAGAAAAACCAGCCCAAGTTGTCAGAAGG ACAACAGTTTTAAAGTCTTCCAGTGTAGCTCTGAAGCGGAAAGCCCCCAGTTCCGTGGTGAAGCCCATGTCTAGCCGtgcagaggaggaggaggaggaataCGACCCTCACAATCCATCTGTGGGCAGCGTTGCCAGTGTAGTGCGAGTCACGGCAAGGAA GTCCAGTGTACCCAGATCACTCCAAGCCAACAAGATGCTGCTGATGAAGGCGATGACAGATGCAGAGAAATCTGTCACTACCACTGGCAAGCGGTCAGTGACAGTGGCAGACAACAAACCAG AACGAAGCCAGCAGCGATCTCAGTACAACAGCATTAGGGGTGCAGTATTAGCTGATAAAAATGTGACACGATCTTACAACCCCACTCGATCCTACAAGCCCACTCGGCCGAGCCTGGTGTCTCGGTCCAAGAAGGAGGAGATCATGAGGAAGATGAAGTACACAATTGAAGTCAAGTCACCCAATGATTCACCAGAAGAACCAGGCTCTG AGGAGGAGCCGGTGCCTGACAACCGAGTTGTTGAGGTAGACCCAGAGGAGGAGGTGGAGGAGGTAGTGTCCAGTCCAGAAGCAGTGGTGGGGGCATCTGACTCTGACCCTGGGGCTGAGGCGGAGACAGTGGTGGAGGAAGAGGATGCAGTTGGTGTCGGGAATGAGGAGGAGACAGAGCAAGTGGAAGTAGAGATACCTGTTATCCTGGAGGATGTGGCTAACGATGAGTTCCGCCACATTTTGGACACTGAAGGGAGTCAGGTTCAAGGCAGGCTACAGGAACAGGAAGAGGCCATGGCAGAGGAGGAGGGTGACGGCAACTCCAGGGTTGTCAAAGACAA TTCCAAGAACACCAAGTTCATTGTGACCCTGGATGGTGTTGACCCCGACCAGTATGAGAGCATGGAGGTGGACATGGAGGACATAGGCGAGTCTACACGGGTCATGGATGTCACATCCCGAGTAGCTCCACCCAGAATCAAACCTTTCTCTATCAGCCTCAAGGACTCTGATG ATGAAGAAGACCCTTCTATGACCCCACTGAAGAAGGCAAAAATGGCTGAAAAGTGTCGATTTTGGCCAGCATGTGTTAATGGCAATGCATGTGAATATCACCATCCCACAGTCACTTGCAA AACATTCCCTAGCTGCAAATTTGGTGACAAATGTTTGTACATTCACCCAAATTGTAAATATGATGCCCGGTGTACAAAAACAGATTGTCCATTCACACATGCAAGTAGAAGAAAACCTATGACTACATCACCTCCACAAG TTATTGCCATCCCCCAACCCAAGGTAATACTAGCTGCCCCCATGGCACCGGTACCTGCGGCATCAACTCATCCTCGCCAGATTACCTGTAGATTCTTCCCCAACTGTCACAACATGAAGTGTCCCTTTAAACATCCAAAG CCTTGTAGATATGGGTTAAGCTGTGCCAAGAAGGCAGCATGCCCTTTCTTTCATCCAGCCCTGCCAAGCAAAGACAAGCTGACATGGAAGGCTGGCAATGTGGAGCAAAGGAG GGCCACAAACCCAGATGGCATCAAGGCTTCTTGA